The stretch of DNA tttacaatctccaatattattattagttatatcaccattttatataaaatctgtATTCCTAGAATTAGTGATCATATCTGTGATCATATCAACGACATTTTCGTagttttaatttatcgataacaataattataaataaatgataaacacCTCTAGTATTCTGTTATAACATACAGCTGCAATTTCcttcataatttttaaatatatatcttaaaactttatttatgtaattgtaatttttataaattatattttcttctgtaGACACAAAATCATGATATTACGTAACTATTTTTTTGAGATATAAAGTTCCTAATAATTAAGGAATCAATATGAATGTGAAAATAATGTTCACTACATAAATGTTCTCATCTTAATATAAATGCTAAAAATATTTGACTCTAtagatattttacatttattaaacttatggatattattaaatagaatatcaaattatatttgtaatatatatttaaattataatctgGTGGTAAAATTtgcaaaatgaaaattgttttaaaaattattacataatatatttttatcttattttgatTCTTTTATAGTAAAATAGTTTATATTAGCATATTGAGTGTGtcattaatatacttattatatctTATGATAGTAAAGTACttataaagaaaacattttgttattatagaatattaattttattaaatgtccAATAGCAATATGtacaattattgttttattccaaattaataattattaaagttaatatcaaagttgaacaaagaaaaatatcttgtgTTACACCTCACTTGTATTAcacaaatttattacaaattctaataaaatgtTGTATACATCAATTCACAACAGtacaaaaattgatttaatatatttaatagaattagTATAAATCCTtgagttattttatttttgatcagTTTTTTAgcaagaattatttttatacaattaaattttctcttatGGATGTATTACACTACAATATACATTTTGTAATATCTATACAATGTGATGTTTTCAATTACTTGAATaatattccttttatattatttcatgacTTCTAAAAGTTCTATTATTCATCTTTTAATGAGTATTATGTTCTACGATACTAATTGCATATATAACAAGTagtattctttatttaaatacaatatcaataataaaagactttttgtaaatatatatttagagtttaattaaataattactacTCAATTGTATATTCACGTCGTACTAAACAAGATATACActacataatatttttcagaatATATCATTCTAGAAAAGCCTATAATGTATACAACTCATATActcattaatatctataacgAATTGATTTCATAACGTGTTATTAATCACATTAATAAAGCGTATATTAGATATTACAGTCTATTAGGTATAAATAGATCGATATTGTGTacattatataagaaaatttacatataatgCACCTTATTTTCCAACTTTTCCTAATTTAGTATCAGTTTTAGGATTAGCTGTAACATTTTGTACAGAAACAATCAgttcattaatttttgtttgcaGATTCCTCAAATCATGAATGTATAACAATGTTAAACCTTTTGCAGCATTATCTAGAACCACATCGCCTAAACTGATACCAGATTTAGTATCCATTATTGGAAATGGCTTGCcttttacaataatagtattagGATTTGCAATTGCTGCTGCATTTAATCGATTACATACAAGTTTGCTACAAGCTTCAAGCGTAGTAAGATGACTAGAATGTTTTGGAATATTTAAGAGTTTGGCTATAGCATTGAcaccatttttaaattcattgctGTAAactaaaatgataaaaataaaatattaatacattctGCAATATTGTATTAGAAATtgaacattgaaataatgtcATTAACTTACAATCTAAATTATCTAATGGATTTGATGATTTTAGACTCGGTATTATAGATTCttgtctatttttcttatttccagTAATTTCTTGGTATTTTTTAcctatgataaatataatatttttgttatatatattacatttacatttcatttatatatattagtatagcTATATTTTACTTACAATCATCTGCGTATTCTAAATTGATAGCGCGTCCTATGAGCCATTCCAGCTGATCAAGAGGATTAGTTGTTACTGGACAATTTATATCCTTACAATATTTTTGGAAGACTTCTGGCCATTTATCAGATTTAATATTTCGTAAATCATTGCGTTTTTCAATTGTATAAAGTCTAATTTTTTGATCTTCCAACCATATGACAACCTTACGAAAATGTTCGATATCTAGAAAATaagtttattttacatatttcttttaaattttgtatattagtattcgtataaaaagaaatattaataatatcgacagtTTTGTAGAGCAATTTTACTTAAAATTGTGAAACGTATGTTATTCGTTAGAAGTCTTAATAACTATACATAAAATAACTTACTGTTTCCATTGACTTTATCCCATTCCAAATATCCTAGAGCTTTTAATTTACGATTAAACATAGTAGTCTttcaaaaataagattaattatcaatagtataatcgtaaaattaaagaaactgTATCTATAACCGGCAGTGTTTCACGtcagttcttttttattaataacatagaaAAACACTAGTTGGCGCTGTGCGCTGTTTACTCGTTTCTTGGGAAGAGgtgatatttcaaatatatttaattaatttataggtaatgtattctttttcatatttaagtTATTGTATAtcaagatatttttcaaagttCTCTTGTATAATATAGAGagtagataaaattaaatatgtagatatacgTAAAATTACAGTAACTAAAGTTTGGTAACCTTGATGATACATCTTTATCAATACTCACACagatcgtacatatatactatatgtcacttatatataatattagattcgtatatatgaatgataatgaACAAATTTGTAATCtgtttattatatcaatataatatgaaatttcattaGTTTATTTGATATCTactacaaatttattttcaaaatggcGCTTAATGAAAATGCTGCCGTGCGATTGGTCAAaagagacatacatatatggagaaagaagaaagtttgCAAGTTTGTAAGGAGAAGAGGGAAGTAGAAATACGTGTATTACAAATAGAGAGCtcgaaataatcgacaaatgAGAATCGATAATCGTTCTCGaatgatttttcaatgattCGCTTTCCATTCTAGGTATCGCGTATAACGTGCTCGTCGGACAAGAGCGAGTTGCGCGATCCGTGTGCGCAGTCACATTTCTATCTGGCAGCAGAGTGGGATTGCAGACTGCAATGATGGCGGCCACCAGCGAGGAACGGATTGTTATGGAGCCTTCGAGGACAAATTGTGGACAGACTCAAGTCGTGGACCGTCTGAAAATGCTATATCCGATGGTCAACGAGGAAGAGACACCATTGCCTCGATCCTGGAGCCCGAAGGACAAGTACAACTACATAGGACTATCACAAAATAATCTTCGCGTTCACTACAAAGGTACGTGAGCCCTCCCCTGACCTCGTAGCAAGATGCAACTAAAACCAAAGGAAAAtccatgatttttatttaattcaaacATCTCGATCTTAATCGAATAATAACTCGTCAGAAAGATACGATCGACTCGTTCGAGCTGGTCGGGCTGGTCCCGGACAGAAGCGAAATATTGATTGAAAATGGCAGAGCTCTTTTTTCGCGTGTGTCAGCGACCTAAACAAAGGAATCAGCTGATCGCTCGTGGTCTCTCTGCGTCGATGCGAACCTTAACGTGCCTCGTGCTGGTTCATTCGCTACGTTGAGGACCTTCGTCGTGTCGTCTTCTTTCGTTATGTCGCGAAAGTTCTATGTCTATCGGTGGACTTGCTTAATTTTGCCTTGCTATTGCTGCTACTGATGGTGTACGCAAAACGCGTGCATGAATCTCTTAACGCACACgagcatagaaaaaaaatgtgcaGAGAAAACGTACTGCCTAtgtagaggaagaaaaaaagaaaaaaaaaagagtgagataCACGCACCGATCTCTCTCAATGACAGCTGTGAGTGCGTTTGAACGTTGCATGCCATGTACATATATTGCAATGCGTATGCGTGTAAAGTACGTATATAAGCAGAATAGGGAACCGAGAAAGAAGTAACACAACGACGGTTCCTTCGTAGAAAAGAGCTTCTAATTTCGTTCTTATCGAATGTGCTTAGTTTCTACCttgataattatcatcattaataatatcctGTTTCCTTTCTTGAGTTAATCAATCATGACCGCAACTATGACAAAGAAATGATTACgcttttttgaaaaatcttcgATTTTATAGTCCATTTTACATCTGCCTTCAATCATTCTTTGACTTTTTTTATACGAACTTATGCAGCATGTGCCCGAGTACAGAGGGtaaatatacattcatataagACAaaggatatgtatatatatacacacgcatatgtatatatcgctTGATAACTTATCGATGGAAAGGTACCTCGTTTATAACATTGTAAAGACAATCGTATTCGAAATGTCTAACGAACgaaaaacaacaaataaaccaatgagagagagagagagagagagagagagagagagagagagagagagagagagagagagaacgttcgTATCTAAAATTGGATACCAAAGAATTCGTAATTATGTTACGACCAGTGAAACAGAAAagtcaataaattaatataaactaattcTATCCTATCTTTATTGATGAATTCTCGAAGCGTGAAATGTACATATGATTTCGCGGAACGCAAtgcgacgatgacgacgatgacgacgatgacgacgacaactaccgacaacgacgatgatggAGAGACTCCTTTGTAATCGAAGAGACGATAAGAACACGCGAGGGGTACGCATACTTGTGTGCAACGaaactcttttatttcttttcagttttctcctttctttattttgaaataactaTGCGTAAAGATGTTTAAGTATACTCTTCTACTCGATATATATCACAGAGTTCTGACAGAAACATGTATGTAAGTCGATAGTCGATATTATGAAATGTCCAATTCGCGGATAGGAAATCAACGACGGCAATATAGAGTTATGTCAAATATTATT from Vespa crabro chromosome 11, iyVesCrab1.2, whole genome shotgun sequence encodes:
- the LOC124428098 gene encoding RNA transcription, translation and transport factor protein, which translates into the protein MFNRKLKALGYLEWDKVNGNNIEHFRKVVIWLEDQKIRLYTIEKRNDLRNIKSDKWPEVFQKYCKDINCPVTTNPLDQLEWLIGRAINLEYADDCKKYQEITGNKKNRQESIIPSLKSSNPLDNLDFYSNEFKNGVNAIAKLLNIPKHSSHLTTLEACSKLVCNRLNAAAIANPNTIIVKGKPFPIMDTKSGISLGDVVLDNAAKGLTLLYIHDLRNLQTKINELIVSVQNVTANPKTDTKLGKVGK